Proteins from a genomic interval of Procambarus clarkii isolate CNS0578487 unplaced genomic scaffold, FALCON_Pclarkii_2.0 HiC_scaffold_377, whole genome shotgun sequence:
- the LOC138361425 gene encoding golgin subfamily A member 6-like protein 22, which produces MIHGTDNKIRAPDTMIRAIDNKIHSTNNKTSATDTIIRAIDNKIRATDNKIHATDNKIRSTDTMTRATDKIHATDKMIRANDNKIRATDNRIRATENLIRATDNMIRATDNLIRATDNKIHVTDNKIRASEHKIRATDNKIRSTNNKKRATENMIRAIEKRATDSKICATENRIRATDNRIRATDNKIRPTDNMICATDKSATDNMIHATDDMIRSTDNKIRAIENRKRATDKKIRATDNKILPTDNKIRATDNMIRNMIHATDNMIRATDNKIRVTENMIRAIDKMIRASDNKIRATDNMIRAIDNRIRATEKTICPTDKCDTDNKIRVADNKIRATDNKIRATDYKIRPTDNKIRATDNVIRATDKRATDSKICATDNRIHATDNNKRATDNKIHATDNKIRGTGNKIRATENRICADYNKIRASDNKIHATDNKTRATYKKIRGTNIKIRATDNKIRATDNKIRATA; this is translated from the exons atgatacatggcactgacaacaagatacgtgcccctgacaccatgatacgtgccattgacaacaagatacattccACTAACAACAAGACAAGTGCCACTGACACAATaatacgtgccattgacaacaagatacgtgccactgataacaagatacatgccacagacAACAAAATACGTTCCACTGACACTATGACACGTGCCActgacaagatacatgccactgacaaaatGATACGTGCcaatgacaacaagatacgtgccactgacaacaggatacgtgccactgaaaacctgatacgtgccactgacaacatgatacgtgccactgacaacctgatacgtgccactgacaacaagatacatgtcaCTGACAATAAGATTCGTGCATCTGaacacaagatacgtgccactgacaacaagatacgttccACAAACAACAAAAAACGGGCCACGGAAAACATGATACGTGCTATTGAAAAACGTGCCACTGATAGCAAGATCTGTGCCACagaaaacaggatacgtgccactgacaacaggatacgtgccactgacaacaagatacgtcccactgacaacatgatatgtgccactgacaaaagtgccacagacaacatgatacatgccactgacgatATGATACgttccactgacaacaagatacgtgccattgAAAACAGGAAACGTGCTACTGACaaaaagatacgtgccactgataacaagatacttcccactgacaacaagatacgtgccactgacaacatgatac gcaacatgatacatgccactgacaatatgatacgtgctactgacaacaagatacgtgtcactgaAAACATGATACGTGCTATTGACAAAATGATACGTGCctctgataacaagatacgtgccactgacaacatgatacgtgccattgacaacaggatacgtgccactgagaaAACGATATGTCCCACTGACAAATGtgacactgacaacaagatacgtgtcgctgacaacaagatacgtgccactgacaacaagatacgtgccacagacTACAAAATACGTccaactgacaacaagatacgtgcaactgacaacgtgatacgtgccactgacaaacgtgccactgatagcaagatatgtgccactgacaacaggatacatgccactgacaacaataaACGGGCCACagataacaagatacatgccactgataacaagatacgtggcACTGGTAACAAAATACGTGCAACTGAAAACAGGATATGTGCTGAttataacaagatacgtgccagtgacaacaagatacatgccactgataacaagacacGTGCCACTTACAAAAAGATACGTGGCACTAACATCAAGATACGTgcaactgataacaagatacgtgccactgataacaagatacgtgccactg catga
- the LOC138361428 gene encoding golgin subfamily A member 6-like protein 22, with protein sequence MIHGTDNKIRAPDTMIRAIDNKIHSTNNKTSATDTIIRAIDNKIRATDNKIHATENRIHATDNKVHATDNKIHATDKMIRANDNKIRATDNRIRATENLIRATDNMIRATDNLIRATDNKIHVTDNKIRASEHKIRATDNKIRSTNNKKRATENMIRAIEKRATDSKICATENRIHKMIHASDNMIHAIENKIHPTENKIHPTDKKICAADNMIRATDNKIRATDNMIRVTDKRATDNKIRVTDNTIRASDSKIRATDNKIRPTNNKKRATENMIRAIEKRATDRYMPKTK encoded by the exons atgatacatggcactgacaacaagatacgtgcccctgacaccatgatacgtgccattgacaacaagatacattccACTAACAACAAGACAAGTGCCACTGACACAATaatacgtgccattgacaacaagatacgtgccactgataacaagatacatgccacagaaaacaggatacatgccactgacaacaaggtacatgccactgacaacaagatacatgccactgacaaaatGATACGTGCcaatgacaacaagatacgtgccactgacaacaggatacgtgccactgaaaacctgatacgtgccactgacaacatgatacgtgccactgacaacctgatacgtgccactgacaacaagatacatgtcaCTGACAATAAGATTCGTGCATCTGaacacaagatacgtgccactgacaacaagatacgttccACAAACAACAAAAAACGGGCCACGgaaaacatgatacgtgccattgaaaaacgtgccactgatagcaagatctgtgccacagaaaacaggatac acaaaatgatacatgccagtgacaacatgatacatgccattgAAAACAAGATACATCCCACTGAAAACAAGATACATCCCACTGACAAGAAGATATGTGccgctgacaacatgatacgtgccactgacaacaagatacgtgccactgacaacatgatacgtgtcactgacaaacgtgccactgacaacaagatacgtgtcactgacaacACGATTCGTGCATCTGACAGCAAGATACGTGCTaccgacaacaagatacgtcccaCAAACAACAAAAaacgtgccactgaaaacatgatacgtgccattgaaaaacgtgccactgata gatacatgccaaAGACAAAATGA
- the LOC138361427 gene encoding golgin subfamily A member 6-like protein 25, translating into MIHGTDNKIRAPDTMIRAIDNKIHSTNNKTNATDTIIRAIDNKIRATDNKIHATDNKIRSTDTLTRATDKIHATDKMIRANDNKIRATDNRIRATENLIRATDNMIRATDNLIRATDNKIHVTDNKIRASEHKIRATDNKIRSTNNKKRATENMIRAIEKRATDSKICATENRIRATDNRIRATDNKIRPTDNMICATDKSATDNMIHATDDMIRSTDNKIRAIENRKRATDKKIRATDNKILPTDNKIRATDNMIP; encoded by the exons atgatacatggcactgacaacaagatacgtgcccctgacaccatgatacgtgccattgacaacaagatacattccACTAACAACAAGACAAATGCCACTGACACAATaatacgtgccattgacaacaagatacgtgccactgataacaagatacatgccacagacAACAAAATACGTTCCACTGACACTCTGACACGTGCCActgacaagatacatgccactgacaaaatGATACGTGCcaatgacaacaagatacgtgccactgacaacaggatacgtgccactgaaaacctgatacgtgccactgacaacatgatacgtgccactgacaacctgatacgtgccactgacaacaagatacatgtcaCTGACAATAAGATTCGTGCATCTGaacacaagatacgtgccactgacaacaagatacgttccACAAACAACAAAAAACGGGCCACGGAAAACATGATACGTGCTATTGAAAAACGTGCCACTGATAGCAAGATCTGTGCCACagaaaacaggatacgtgccactgacaacaggatacgtgccactgacaacaagatacgtcccactgacaacatgatatgtgccactgacaaaagtgccacagacaacatgatacatgccactgacgatATGATACgttccactgacaacaagatacgtgccattgAAAACAGGAAACGTGCTACTGACaaaaagatacgtgccactgataacaagatacttcccactgacaacaagatacgtgccactgacaacatgatac catga